A region from the Cucumis sativus cultivar 9930 unplaced genomic scaffold, Cucumber_9930_V3 scaffold47, whole genome shotgun sequence genome encodes:
- the LOC116405949 gene encoding E3 ubiquitin-protein ligase UPL6-like — MNDYFISQAVIENTRANDIHKRVPFLVPFTSRVKIFTTQLAAARQRNGSLAVFARNRFRIRRNHILEDAFSQMSALSEVDLQGSIRVSFVNEFGVEEAGIDGGGIFKDVMENITRAAFDVQYGLFKQIADHLLYPNPGSGMIHEQHLQFFHFLEVLLAKVMFEGTLVDILFATFFLSKLKQK; from the exons ATGaatgattatttcatttcacag gcAGTGATAGAAAATACCAGAGCAAATGATATACACAAGCGAGTTCCCTTTTTAGTACCGTTTACTAGCAGGGTTAAGATTTTCACT ACACAACTAGCAGCAGCTAGGCAAAGGAATGGATCTCTTGCTGTTTTTGCCAGAAACCGGTTTAGAATTCGACGAAATCATATATTGGAAGATGCTTTCAGTCAGATGAGTGCATTGTCTGAAGTTGATCTTCAAGGATCG ATACGTGtgtcttttgttaatgaatttggAGTTGAGGAGGCAGGAATTGATGGTGgtggtatttttaaagatgtcaTGGAGAACATTACACGGGCAGCCTTTGACGTGCAGTATGGTTTATTTAAG CAAATTGCTGACCATTTGCTCTACCCCAATCCTGGTTCGGGAATGATACATGAGCAACATCTccagtttttccatttcctcgaAGTTCTTTTGGCAAAG GTCATGTTTGAAGGAActcttgttgatatactttttgcaacattcttcttgagcaagttaaaacagaagtaa
- the LOC116405946 gene encoding E3 ubiquitin-protein ligase UPL6-like: MNDYFISQAVIENTRANDIHKRVPFLVPFTSRVKIFTTQLAAARQRNGSLAVFARNRFRIRRNHILEDAFSQMSALSEVDLQGSIRVSFVNEFGVEEAGIDGGGIFKDVMENITQAAFDVQYGLFKQIADHLLYPNPGSGMIHEQHLQFFHFLEVLLAKVMFEGTLVDILFATFFLSKLKQNFQYQVHWTAWMLMTYGHILLIQVVIIGSIMSLRCFGKLSKVSQWKTKRNF; encoded by the exons ATGaatgattatttcatttcacag gcAGTGATAGAAAATACCAGAGCAAATGATATACACAAGCGAGTTCCCTTTTTAGTACCGTTTACTAGCAGGGTTAAGATTTTCACT ACACAACTAGCAGCAGCTAGGCAAAGGAATGGATCTCTTGCTGTTTTTGCCAGAAACCGGTTTAGAATTCGACGAAATCATATATTGGAAGATGCTTTCAGTCAGATGAGTGCATTGTCTGAAGTTGATCTTCAAGGATCG ATACGTGtgtcttttgttaatgaatttggAGTTGAGGAGGCAGGAATTGATGGTGgtggtatttttaaagatgtcaTGGAGAACATTACACAGGCAGCCTTTGACGTGCAGTATGGTTTATTTAAG CAAATTGCTGACCATTTGCTCTACCCCAATCCTGGTTCGGGAATGATACATGAGCAACATCTccagtttttccatttcctcgaAGTTCTTTTGGCAAAG GTCATGTTTGAAGGAActcttgttgatatactttttgcaacattcttcttgagcaagttaaaacagaa CTTTCAATATCAGGTTCACTGGACAGCTTGGATGTTGATGACCTACGGACACATACTACTTATTCAAGTGGTTATCATAGG GAGCATTATGTCATTGAGATGTTTTGGGAAGTTATCAAAAGTTTCTCAGtggaaaaccaaaagaaatttctga